A stretch of Microbacterium sp. LWH3-1.2 DNA encodes these proteins:
- a CDS encoding carbohydrate ABC transporter permease: protein MTATRTLTTAPAESRRTARSIAPERSAKAQRRWGKVFLYIALSLFGIIFLFPLVFMFVSSLKPDSQILQDIDSVAAFLPVGDISLDNYFGVFDRVPVAQFMFNSVLVTVLTVGLGLIVNSMAGFALSRLAWKGRIVVLAVIIATLIVPFETIAVPMVYWVAQLPTLVMEGGVLKYDFGWLNTYQVQIVPFIANAFSIFLFTQYFSTIPKSLDEAARIDGASWFTIYRRILVPLSGPAFATVAILTFLPAWNQYLWPLMVVQKEELRPVMVGVQYFFQLNTAWGEVMAYTSLITIPVLIVFLVFQRAFVSSIAASGVKG, encoded by the coding sequence GTGACCGCCACCAGAACCCTCACCACGGCACCCGCAGAATCGCGCCGCACCGCGCGGTCGATTGCTCCGGAGCGGAGTGCGAAGGCCCAGCGACGATGGGGAAAGGTGTTCCTCTACATCGCCCTGTCGCTGTTCGGGATCATCTTCCTGTTCCCGCTGGTCTTCATGTTCGTGTCGAGCCTCAAGCCCGACAGCCAGATCCTGCAGGACATCGACTCCGTCGCGGCATTCCTCCCGGTCGGCGACATCAGCCTCGACAACTACTTCGGGGTCTTCGACCGGGTGCCGGTCGCGCAGTTCATGTTCAACTCCGTGCTCGTGACGGTGCTCACCGTGGGGCTCGGGCTGATCGTGAACTCGATGGCCGGCTTCGCCCTCTCCCGCCTCGCGTGGAAGGGCCGGATCGTCGTCCTCGCGGTCATCATCGCCACCCTGATCGTGCCCTTCGAGACGATCGCGGTGCCCATGGTCTACTGGGTCGCGCAGCTGCCGACGCTGGTGATGGAGGGCGGCGTGCTGAAGTACGACTTCGGCTGGCTCAACACCTACCAGGTGCAGATCGTGCCGTTCATCGCGAATGCGTTCTCGATCTTCCTGTTCACGCAGTACTTCTCGACGATCCCCAAGTCGCTCGACGAGGCAGCGCGCATCGACGGTGCGAGCTGGTTCACGATCTACCGCCGCATCCTCGTGCCCCTGTCGGGCCCGGCATTCGCGACCGTCGCGATCCTGACCTTCCTGCCCGCGTGGAACCAGTACCTCTGGCCGCTCATGGTCGTGCAGAAGGAGGAGCTGCGGCCGGTCATGGTCGGCGTGCAGTACTTCTTCCAGCTGAACACGGCGTGGGGCGAGGTGATGGCCTATACCTCGCTCATCACGATCCCGGTGCTCATCGTCTTCCTGGTCTTCCAGCGGGCGTTCGTCAGCAGCATCGCGGCGAGCGGGGTGAAGGGATGA
- a CDS encoding carbohydrate kinase family protein — protein sequence MSERMLRLVVVGEALVDIVHRADGSVEEAPGGSPANTALTLGRLGRRPTLITRLAGDDRGGRVRRWLEESQVEVVAVASPRTSTAAAHLDASGAATYDFDLEWDLGADAARLGELAGAADVVHVGSVAAVLEPGAGHVAALVRSVRGRAIVTFDPNIRPSLVDDPDRVRKRVAALVELADVVKASDEDLRWLHPGRDLVEVARDWVRRGPRLVVVTLGADGAIGVTADGEVAVPAVVSEVVDTVGAGDTFMGVLIDSIAGSDELQMWLRTEGRGIRSSDIETLLHRSAQAAAITVSRPGADPPRRAELAAPPLPAATG from the coding sequence ATGAGCGAACGGATGCTGCGCCTCGTGGTCGTCGGGGAAGCCCTGGTCGACATCGTGCACCGTGCGGACGGCAGCGTCGAGGAAGCGCCCGGCGGCAGCCCCGCGAACACCGCGCTGACGCTGGGGAGGCTGGGACGGCGCCCGACGCTGATCACCCGCCTGGCGGGCGACGACCGGGGCGGCCGTGTGCGGCGGTGGCTCGAGGAGTCCCAGGTCGAGGTGGTGGCCGTCGCGTCGCCGCGCACGTCGACGGCCGCCGCCCACCTGGATGCGAGCGGTGCTGCCACGTACGACTTCGATCTCGAGTGGGACCTCGGAGCGGACGCCGCCCGCCTCGGGGAACTCGCGGGCGCCGCCGACGTCGTGCACGTCGGCTCCGTGGCCGCCGTGCTCGAGCCCGGCGCGGGCCACGTCGCCGCCCTCGTGCGATCGGTGCGCGGGCGGGCGATCGTGACCTTCGACCCGAACATCCGGCCGTCGCTCGTCGACGACCCCGACCGCGTCCGGAAGCGCGTCGCCGCACTCGTCGAGCTCGCCGACGTCGTGAAGGCGAGTGACGAAGACCTCAGGTGGCTCCATCCGGGGCGGGATCTCGTAGAGGTCGCCCGTGACTGGGTGAGGCGCGGCCCGCGACTCGTGGTCGTCACCCTCGGAGCGGACGGGGCGATCGGTGTGACCGCCGACGGCGAGGTCGCCGTGCCGGCCGTCGTGAGCGAGGTCGTCGACACGGTCGGGGCCGGCGACACGTTCATGGGCGTGCTCATCGACAGCATCGCCGGCAGCGACGAGCTCCAGATGTGGCTGCGGACCGAGGGGCGCGGCATCCGTTCCTCCGACATCGAAACGCTCCTGCACCGATCGGCGCAGGCGGCGGCGATCACGGTGTCGCGTCCGGGCGCCGATCCGCCACGTCGCGCCGAGCTCGCCGCGCCGCCCTTGCCCGCCGCGACGGGGTAG
- a CDS encoding glycosyl hydrolase family 32, with protein sequence MFDLPDSWVWDYWFADDGERYHLFFLYASRALHDPEARHYRASVGHAVSTDLVEWTQVADALVRSDAPAFDELATWTGSVVRHPDGTWFMFYTGSTLAPGAQNVQRIGYATSSDLFTWTKADGPVLEARSPWYEKLSSGAWHDEAFRDPWVFADPDGNGWHMLITARAPEGPVDGRGVIGHAWSADLRTWELRPPLSAPSVDGFGQLEVLQAEIVDGRPVVIFSCLKEQSTESRRAAAAGTWVIPAESLLGPFDIDAAYPLTDERLYVGRLLQRRSDGEWLLFAFRNIGEDGRFVGGVTDPMPVGWDGDRLVRREAVSASV encoded by the coding sequence GTGTTCGACCTCCCCGATTCCTGGGTATGGGACTACTGGTTCGCCGACGACGGCGAGCGCTATCACCTCTTCTTCCTCTACGCCTCGCGTGCGCTGCACGACCCCGAGGCCCGCCACTACCGCGCCTCCGTGGGGCACGCGGTCTCGACGGATCTCGTCGAGTGGACGCAGGTCGCCGATGCGCTGGTGCGCAGCGACGCCCCCGCCTTCGACGAGCTCGCCACGTGGACCGGGTCGGTGGTGCGGCACCCGGATGGGACGTGGTTCATGTTCTACACGGGCTCGACGCTCGCGCCCGGCGCTCAGAACGTCCAGCGGATCGGCTACGCCACGTCGTCCGACCTCTTCACGTGGACGAAAGCGGACGGGCCGGTGCTCGAAGCGAGGAGCCCCTGGTACGAGAAGCTCTCGAGCGGCGCATGGCACGACGAGGCGTTCCGCGACCCGTGGGTGTTCGCCGACCCGGACGGGAACGGCTGGCACATGCTCATCACCGCCCGTGCGCCGGAGGGGCCGGTCGACGGGCGAGGCGTCATCGGGCACGCCTGGTCGGCGGACCTGCGCACGTGGGAGCTGCGCCCACCGCTCAGCGCGCCCAGCGTCGACGGGTTCGGCCAGCTCGAGGTCCTGCAGGCCGAGATCGTCGACGGGCGCCCGGTGGTGATCTTCTCCTGCCTGAAGGAGCAGAGCACCGAGTCCCGTCGTGCCGCGGCTGCCGGCACGTGGGTGATTCCGGCGGAGAGCCTCCTCGGACCGTTCGACATCGATGCCGCATACCCGCTGACCGACGAGCGGCTGTACGTCGGGCGGCTGCTGCAGCGCCGGTCCGACGGTGAGTGGCTGCTGTTCGCCTTCCGCAACATCGGCGAGGACGGGCGGTTCGTGGGCGGCGTCACCGATCCCATGCCGGTGGGCTGGGACGGCGACCGCCTCGTCCGCCGCGAAGCGGTGAGCGCCTCCGTCTGA
- a CDS encoding glycoside hydrolase family 32 protein produces MSVSKRRSVRLTAAALAVIAVGIGGGVAAGVGDDAVAAEPEDDYRAQYHFTVPDHWKNDPQRPVFVDGEFHYYYLYNSDYNADPTANFGTEWRLATSYDGVVFADQGVAAPKKTNANYDLWSGSTVVDVQNTAGFGAGAVVMLVTQMDHPTLAQQANASGPQAQFLWYSTDGGRNFRPYGDEPVIANGGRADFRDPKIVWDAERGRWVALIAERDRVSFYTSPDLKTWARTWEYVNPGIGTIECPDLFRIRADDGTMKWVFGVSANGYATAEPATFAYWTGAFDGTSFTFDQSAPQWLDHGFDWYGAVTWEDPAAPLDRRYAVGWMNNWDYAHSTPTWTADGFNGTDSITREIRLKRYGAAFGLVSQPVTALAGIATARTELGDVAVDGFLPLAYEGDAYQVEADVTWESATNIGLQLRRSADGTRHADVGVTGTYAYLNRGQTGYPAGTWKTESRTPFDGDADTVHLRILVDRTTVEVFVDDGRYVHSSQVFAPPGDDGIALYSSGGPAVFHDLTITEFGSVVQRPARVIADFEGDSWAQGWTATNSFIGTGPTAADAPGQVGARLADTFVGGGDPATGTITSPAFTIDRNFLHFLVGGGDHPLGVEPATSAQLLVDGQPVRTATGADSADLRHVEWDLRDLAGRTAQFQILDDATGQWGHLMVDQVILSD; encoded by the coding sequence ATGTCAGTTTCGAAGAGGCGCTCGGTGCGCCTGACGGCGGCCGCGCTGGCCGTGATCGCGGTGGGGATCGGTGGAGGTGTCGCCGCCGGCGTGGGCGATGACGCCGTCGCCGCGGAGCCCGAAGACGACTACCGCGCGCAGTACCACTTCACCGTGCCCGACCACTGGAAGAACGACCCGCAGCGGCCGGTGTTCGTCGACGGCGAGTTCCACTACTACTACCTCTACAACAGCGACTACAACGCGGATCCCACGGCGAATTTCGGGACGGAATGGCGGCTGGCGACCTCTTATGACGGCGTCGTGTTCGCCGACCAGGGCGTCGCCGCGCCCAAGAAGACCAACGCGAACTACGACCTCTGGTCGGGGTCGACCGTGGTCGACGTGCAGAACACCGCCGGCTTCGGCGCCGGAGCGGTCGTGATGCTGGTCACGCAGATGGATCACCCGACTCTCGCTCAGCAGGCGAACGCCTCCGGTCCGCAGGCGCAGTTCCTCTGGTACTCGACGGACGGCGGCCGCAACTTCCGTCCGTACGGCGACGAGCCGGTCATCGCGAACGGCGGGCGCGCAGACTTCCGCGACCCGAAGATCGTGTGGGATGCCGAGCGCGGTCGCTGGGTCGCGCTGATCGCCGAGCGCGACCGGGTGAGCTTCTACACGTCACCCGACCTGAAGACGTGGGCTCGCACGTGGGAGTATGTGAACCCGGGCATCGGCACGATCGAGTGCCCAGACCTGTTCCGGATCCGCGCCGACGACGGCACGATGAAGTGGGTGTTCGGCGTCAGCGCGAACGGGTACGCCACCGCGGAGCCCGCGACCTTCGCGTACTGGACCGGAGCGTTCGACGGCACGTCGTTCACGTTCGACCAGAGCGCCCCGCAGTGGCTCGACCACGGGTTCGACTGGTACGGCGCGGTGACGTGGGAGGATCCCGCCGCGCCGCTGGACCGCCGCTACGCGGTGGGCTGGATGAACAACTGGGACTATGCGCACTCGACCCCGACATGGACGGCCGACGGCTTCAACGGCACCGACTCGATCACCCGTGAGATCCGTCTCAAGAGGTACGGCGCGGCGTTCGGCCTGGTGTCGCAGCCGGTGACGGCCCTCGCCGGGATCGCGACGGCGCGAACAGAACTCGGCGACGTGGCCGTGGACGGGTTCCTGCCGCTCGCCTACGAGGGCGACGCGTACCAGGTCGAGGCGGACGTGACATGGGAGAGCGCGACCAACATCGGCCTGCAGCTGCGGCGCTCCGCCGACGGGACACGTCACGCCGATGTCGGCGTGACCGGCACGTACGCCTACCTGAACCGCGGTCAGACCGGCTACCCGGCCGGCACCTGGAAGACCGAGAGCCGTACGCCCTTCGATGGCGACGCCGACACGGTGCACCTGCGCATCCTCGTCGACCGCACCACGGTCGAGGTCTTCGTCGACGACGGGAGATACGTCCACTCGAGCCAGGTCTTCGCGCCGCCCGGTGACGACGGCATCGCGCTCTACTCCTCGGGTGGCCCGGCCGTGTTCCACGATCTGACGATCACCGAGTTCGGCAGCGTCGTGCAGCGGCCCGCGCGAGTGATCGCGGATTTCGAGGGCGACTCGTGGGCGCAGGGCTGGACGGCGACGAACAGCTTCATCGGCACGGGACCGACCGCGGCCGACGCCCCCGGGCAGGTGGGCGCGCGCCTCGCCGACACGTTCGTGGGTGGGGGAGACCCGGCCACCGGCACCATCACCTCGCCGGCGTTCACGATCGACAGGAACTTCCTCCACTTCCTGGTCGGCGGCGGAGATCACCCGCTGGGCGTGGAACCCGCTACCTCGGCGCAGCTGCTCGTGGACGGGCAGCCGGTGCGCACCGCGACCGGGGCCGATTCGGCGGATCTGCGGCACGTGGAGTGGGATCTGCGCGACCTGGCGGGACGGACGGCACAGTTCCAGATCCTGGACGACGCGACCGGACAGTGGGGGCACCTGATGGTCGACCAGGTCATCCTGTCGGACTGA
- a CDS encoding Ppx/GppA phosphatase family protein — translation MRLGVLDIGSNTVHLLVADVRPGGRPLATTSQRTVLRLMRYLSPDGSITEEGVTSLVAAVTEARRIAVSERVDELLATATSAVREAKNGPDVIALIEEALGQPLQVLGGETEARYTFLAVRRWFGWAAGQILLFDIGGGSLEIAAGADELPEQAASVPLGAGRMTVQFLPDDPPGEAAVEKLRDHARKTLAPVAKSFSKLPPPDHVVGSSKAIRSLAKLVGYPVPGWSGIERMLLPRASLGSWIPRLARIPASARQELPGITPDRTFQIVAGAVVLHEAMRAMDVDELEVSPWALREGVLLRYIESLSWSAPSA, via the coding sequence GTGCGCCTCGGAGTTCTCGACATCGGCTCGAACACCGTCCACCTGCTGGTCGCCGACGTCCGCCCCGGCGGCCGGCCTCTCGCCACGACGAGTCAGCGCACAGTGCTGCGGCTCATGCGTTACCTCTCACCCGACGGCTCGATCACCGAGGAGGGCGTCACGTCGCTCGTCGCCGCAGTGACCGAGGCACGCAGGATCGCGGTGTCCGAGCGGGTCGACGAGCTGCTCGCGACGGCCACGAGCGCCGTGCGCGAGGCGAAGAACGGTCCCGACGTGATCGCACTCATCGAGGAGGCGCTCGGCCAGCCGCTCCAGGTGCTGGGCGGCGAGACCGAGGCGCGTTACACGTTCCTCGCCGTGCGCCGCTGGTTCGGGTGGGCGGCGGGGCAGATCCTGCTGTTCGACATCGGGGGCGGCTCGCTCGAGATCGCCGCCGGAGCCGACGAGCTGCCCGAGCAGGCAGCATCCGTGCCCCTCGGCGCAGGGCGCATGACGGTGCAGTTCCTTCCCGACGACCCGCCGGGCGAGGCGGCCGTCGAGAAGCTGCGCGACCACGCACGCAAGACGCTCGCCCCTGTGGCGAAGTCGTTCAGCAAGCTGCCGCCGCCCGACCACGTGGTGGGCTCGTCGAAGGCGATCCGGTCGCTCGCGAAGCTCGTGGGCTATCCGGTTCCGGGTTGGTCCGGAATCGAACGGATGCTGCTCCCCCGCGCCTCCCTCGGCTCGTGGATCCCGCGCCTGGCCCGCATTCCCGCGTCCGCCCGCCAGGAGCTGCCCGGCATCACGCCGGACCGGACGTTCCAGATCGTCGCGGGCGCCGTCGTGCTGCACGAGGCGATGCGCGCGATGGACGTCGACGAGCTCGAGGTCTCGCCGTGGGCGCTGCGCGAGGGCGTGCTGCTGCGCTACATCGAGTCGCTCAGCTGGAGCGCGCCGAGCGCCTGA